From a region of the Mercurialis annua linkage group LG1-X, ddMerAnnu1.2, whole genome shotgun sequence genome:
- the LOC126685265 gene encoding dof zinc finger protein DOF2.1-like: protein MDLSSGHHQEMATHSMENMLVCSKPNQEMRKAKPQPDQAIKCPRCDSANTKFCYYNNYSLSQPRYFCKSCRRYWTKGGTLRNVPVGGGCRKNKRSSSSSSSSSLKKIPDHPHHPFINPNNTTNPLTGYDLSILGNLNSITHSDNLILENPNPTFLDALRTGFLETQETSSNFQNLYYGYGSNGAINEMMMPYDHHQDHMSGSEATQAVTVTTMKQEFCNGREEEDDHNNTKVLFGFPWQINSNNNDLDSGRENWNNYGVLGGNAAWHGLINSPLM, encoded by the exons ATGGATCTTTCTAGTGGACATCACCAG GAAATGGCTACACATTCAATGGAAAACATGTTAGTTTGTTCAAAACCAAATCAAGAAATGAGAAAAGCAAAACCACAACCGGACCAAGCAATAAAATGTCCAAGATGTGATTCAGCCAACACAAAATTCTGCTACTACAACAATTACAGTCTCTCACAGCCAAGATACTTCTGTAAATCATGCAGAAGATATTGGACTAAAGGAGGCACTTTAAGAAATGTTCCGGTAGGCGGCGGTTgtagaaaaaacaaaagatCATCATCATCGTCATCATCTTCGTCGTTAAAAAAGATACCAGATCATCCTCACCATCCCTTCATTAACCCTAATAATACTACAAATCCGCTTACTGGCTATGACCTGTCAATTCTTGGAAACTTAAACAGTATTACCCATTCTGATAATCTCATTCTTGAAAACCCTAACCCCACTTTTCTTGATGCTTTAAGAACTGGGTTTCTTGAAACCCAAGAAACCAGCAGTAATTTTCAGAATTTGTATTATGGGTATGGATCAAATGGTGCCATTAATGAAATGATGATGCCTTATGATCATCATCAAGATCATATGAGTGGGAGTGAAGCTACACAAGCTGTAACTGTGACAACAATGAAGCAAGAATTTTGCAATGgtagagaagaagaagatgatcaTAATAATACTAAGGTCTTGTTTGGCTTCCCATGGCAgataaatagtaataataatgaTCTTGATTCTGGAAGAGAAAATTGGAACAATTATGGAGTTCTTGGTGGTAATGCAGCTTGGCACGGACTTATTAATAGTCCTCTAATGTAG